A genomic segment from Cricetulus griseus strain 17A/GY chromosome 8, alternate assembly CriGri-PICRH-1.0, whole genome shotgun sequence encodes:
- the Ybx3 gene encoding Y-box-binding protein 3 isoform X2, with protein sequence MSEAGEATTAAPRSAGRGDAPRGAPGPRAKSPAAGGAPQAPAPAALLAGSPGGDAAPGPAPASSAPAGSEDAEKKVLATKVLGTVKWFNVRNGYGFINRNDTKEDVFVHQTAIKKNNPRKYLRSVGDGETVEFDVVEGEKGAEAANVTGPDGVPVEGSRYAADRRRYRRGYYGRRRGPPRNYAGEEEEEGSGSSEGFEPPATDGQFSGARNQLRRPQYRPPYRQRRFPPYHVGQTFDRRSRVFPHPNRMQAGEIGEMKDGVPEGAQLQVHRNPTYRPRFRRGPARPRPAPAIGEAEDKENQQAANGPNQPSARRGFRRPYNYRRRPRPLNTVSQDGKETKAGEAPTENPAPAAEQSSAE encoded by the exons ATGAGCGAGGCGGGCGAGGCCACCACCGCGGCACCACGCTCCGCAGGCCGCGGCGACGCGCCCCGCGGCGCCCCCGGACCCCGCGCCAAGAGCCCGGCGGCCGGCGGCGCGCCCCAGGCCCCGGCGCCCGCCGCGCTGCTCGCGGGGAGCCCCGGCGGAGACGCGGCCCCCGGACCCGCCCCGGCCTCGTCAGCCCCCGCGGGCAGCGAGGACGCGGAGAAGAAAGTTCTCG CCACCAAAGTCCTTGGCACTGTCAAATGGTTCAACGTCAGAAATGGATATGGATTTATAAAtcg AAATGACACCAAAGAAGATGTGTTTGTACACCAG ACTGCCATCAAGAAGAACAATCCACGCAAGTATCTGCGCAGTGTGGGAGATGGAGAGACTGTAGAGTTTGATGTGGTTGAAGGAGAAAAG GGCGCTGAAGCAGCTAATGTGACTGGGCCAGATGGAGTTCCTGTGGAAGGGAGCCGTTACGCTGCTGATCGGCGCCGCTACAGGCGCGGCTACTATGGCAGACGCCGTGGACCTCCCCGTAAT TacgctggggaggaggaggaggaagggagcgGCAGCAGTGAAGGATTTGAGCCCCCTGCCACAGATGGGCAGTTCTCTGGGGCCAGGAATCAGCTGCGCCGCCCCCAGTATCGCCCTCCGTACCGGCAGCGGCGTTTCCCGCCTTACCACGTGGGACAGACCTTTGACCGTCGCTCACGGGTCTTTCCCCATCCCAACAGAATGCAG GCTGGTGAGATTGGAGAGATGAAGGACGGAGTCCCTGAAGGAGCGCAGCTCCAGGTTCATCGGAATCCAACTTACCGCCCAAGGTTCCGCAG GGGACCTGCTCGCCCACGACCTGCCCCTGCTATTGGAGAGGCTGAAGATAAAGAGAATCAGCAAGCGGCCAATGGTCCAAACCAGCCGTCTGCTCGCCGTGGATTCCGACGCCCCTACAACTATCGACGCCGCCCCCGCCCCCTGAACACTGTTTCACAAGATGGCAAAGAG ACCAAGGCAGGTGAAGCACCAACTGAGAACCCCGCTCCAGCCGCTGAGCAGAGCAGTGCCGAGTGA
- the Ybx3 gene encoding Y-box-binding protein 3 isoform X3, whose translation MSEAGEATTAAPRSAGRGDAPRGAPGPRAKSPAAGGAPQAPAPAALLAGSPGGDAAPGPAPASSAPAGSEDAEKKVLATKVLGTVKWFNVRNGYGFINRNDTKEDVFVHQTAIKKNNPRKYLRSVGDGETVEFDVVEGEKGAEAANVTGPDGVPVEGSRYAADRRRYRRGYYGRRRGPPRNAGEIGEMKDGVPEGAQLQVHRNPTYRPRFRRGPARPRPAPAIGEAEDKENQQAANGPNQPSARRGFRRPYNYRRRPRPLNTVSQDGKETKAGEAPTENPAPAAEQSSAE comes from the exons ATGAGCGAGGCGGGCGAGGCCACCACCGCGGCACCACGCTCCGCAGGCCGCGGCGACGCGCCCCGCGGCGCCCCCGGACCCCGCGCCAAGAGCCCGGCGGCCGGCGGCGCGCCCCAGGCCCCGGCGCCCGCCGCGCTGCTCGCGGGGAGCCCCGGCGGAGACGCGGCCCCCGGACCCGCCCCGGCCTCGTCAGCCCCCGCGGGCAGCGAGGACGCGGAGAAGAAAGTTCTCG CCACCAAAGTCCTTGGCACTGTCAAATGGTTCAACGTCAGAAATGGATATGGATTTATAAAtcg AAATGACACCAAAGAAGATGTGTTTGTACACCAG ACTGCCATCAAGAAGAACAATCCACGCAAGTATCTGCGCAGTGTGGGAGATGGAGAGACTGTAGAGTTTGATGTGGTTGAAGGAGAAAAG GGCGCTGAAGCAGCTAATGTGACTGGGCCAGATGGAGTTCCTGTGGAAGGGAGCCGTTACGCTGCTGATCGGCGCCGCTACAGGCGCGGCTACTATGGCAGACGCCGTGGACCTCCCCGTAAT GCTGGTGAGATTGGAGAGATGAAGGACGGAGTCCCTGAAGGAGCGCAGCTCCAGGTTCATCGGAATCCAACTTACCGCCCAAGGTTCCGCAG GGGACCTGCTCGCCCACGACCTGCCCCTGCTATTGGAGAGGCTGAAGATAAAGAGAATCAGCAAGCGGCCAATGGTCCAAACCAGCCGTCTGCTCGCCGTGGATTCCGACGCCCCTACAACTATCGACGCCGCCCCCGCCCCCTGAACACTGTTTCACAAGATGGCAAAGAG ACCAAGGCAGGTGAAGCACCAACTGAGAACCCCGCTCCAGCCGCTGAGCAGAGCAGTGCCGAGTGA